Proteins co-encoded in one Cricetulus griseus strain 17A/GY chromosome 1 unlocalized genomic scaffold, alternate assembly CriGri-PICRH-1.0 chr1_1, whole genome shotgun sequence genomic window:
- the LOC100755370 gene encoding alpha-defensin 3-like, which translates to MKTLVLLSALVLLAFQALADPLPEATEEVKNEEQPGVEDQDVSISFGDPDGSAIPGQAAPGVTCFCRKKSCRRSERVSGGCTLGLLPAILCCR; encoded by the exons ATGAAGACACTTGTCCTCCTCTCTGCCCTTGTCCTGCTGGCCTTTCAGGCCCTGGCTGATCCTCTGCCAGAAGCAACTGAGGAGGTTAAAAATGAGGAGCAGCCAGGAGTAGAAGACCAAGATGTGTCCATCTCCTTTGGAGACCCAGATGGCTCTGCTATTCCAGGTCAAG CTGCACCAGGCGTGACATGCTTCTGTAGAAAAAAATCCTGCAGACGTTCTGAGCGTGTTTCTGGGGGTTGCACACTAGGTCTATTACCTGCCATACTCTGCTGCCGCTGA
- the LOC100757016 gene encoding neutrophil antibiotic peptide NP-1, producing the protein MRTLTLLVALLLLAFETWAEPFEGSAEELLDQELLGEDDQDMSISFGGDERTALQYADVRSRVTCYCRRGGCGSRESHIGYCRYRNIIYRLCCRR; encoded by the exons ATGAGGACACTCACTCTTCTTGTTGCCCTTCTTCTGCTGGCCTTTGAGACCTGGGCAGAACCTTTTGAAGGAAGTGCTGAGGAGCTTCTAGACCAGGAGCTTCTGGGAGAGGATGACCAGGATATGTCCATATCCTTTGGAGGGGATGAGCGCACTGCTCTTCAATATGCAG ATGTGAGGTCACGTGTGACCTGCTATTGCAGGAGAGGCGGCTGTGGTTCTAGAGAAAGCCACATTGGGTACTGCAGGTACCGTAACATCATCTACCGACTCTGCTGCCGCCGATGA